The DNA segment aaaagccacattaAAATAACTCAAAACTGTATTTCAACAAACCTGCCAGCTGACTCTTGAGGATAAATTCTCAACTATAAGACGATTTTCTGTTCTTACAGGTGGAGCATTTCTGAGGAAGAAAATTCGTATTCACAATGGAAGAAATGCAATGACAGCACTTGTGTTCAACTGTGGGCAAGTTCAAGCCATCATATATGACAAGCCATTCTAATGACTTCCGTCAATAGATTTGTGTTCTATGGACACCAATCTATAGATTCATCAAGAACAATGGCTAACGTGGGAATAGAAGAACAGATTATACGGCAGGACACGGAATCATCACTGCTAATGACTCCTGAACCTTAAATGCTACCCCTACAATAATTCTTCAATGCAGCCATCCACCCTTCACCTACCGTCTATCATTTCGAGGTCTGCGACTACTAAAACGGTCAGAGTATCGTCCTCTACCTCTTCCACCTCGTGACCGAGCCCTAGCATGTTCAATAGTAACCCtacaaaaagggaagaaaaatctcCGTTACACACTTAAGCTACGTAAATCTACTTAGAAAAATATGCCAGCAGACCCAGTCTGCTCTATGTCCCAGAGTTATCTAGTTACACAGGAGTCTCACCTTTCACTACAGAGTTCTTTTCCATCAAGCTCATACACAGCATCATCTGCATCCCTCGGATCCTCAAATTCCTAAAATGTAAGAATAAGACTCTTAACATTGGCTTTAGAAGAGGATTCTACAACACATTAAGAGCACTGAAATCAGGCGACAAAAGGGGAAGAGTATCTTAACGACACTGCCATACAGTAAAACCTCATCAAGGAGCCGCGAGGAGTGGGTTCCAGTGAGCCGGCAAGTTAAAGTTGTTTTCAGCCTCAATAAAATTCAGACACAAGGCTGGGTAACATTTTCTGAAGGCAAATATTCTACCCGGACTCAAGATCGAAAACAACTGCTTATCAAAACTCTACCTACTTAGCAGATAATTCACCTAGTTCTAAACACTTACCACAAAACCAAAGCCTCTTTTCAGATCAATATCTCTTATCCGTCCATATCCCTTGAAGAATCTTTCCACGTCCTTCTCCCTGGCCGCTGGATTTAGTCTCCCGATGAATACTCGACAGCCACTCATGATGTCCGGCTAGTACTTCCTATTAGAAAGTAATTCAATCGAGATAATAGCAATGACTGTCACAGAGAAACGCCTGATTAAAGAATCAAAAACATCAACGGCATAAAATGTTTACCCAGTGATGTTATGAACCAGATTGCCAAGAGTGCCTCCAATGAGGCAAGGTTAGTTGCAGACAAAATTAAAACCCAGCTCCCTCCCAACACGGTCCGCTACTGGGCCCAGACCGCAGCAACCGCAACGCCCACTGCCACCTCTCCAACTGCGCAGCCGCACACTCTTCGGGCTCTCCGGCCCCCTCCCATCTGCCGCAGTTAGGAAAGGCCGAGAAGTGCGGGCGGAGCCGCCCCCGCCCTCCGCAAAGCCAGCCCAATGGCGGCCTCGCGGGCGCGTCACAGCGGGTGGAAGCCGGAATC comes from the Symphalangus syndactylus isolate Jambi chromosome 8, NHGRI_mSymSyn1-v2.1_pri, whole genome shotgun sequence genome and includes:
- the SRSF5 gene encoding serine/arginine-rich splicing factor 5 isoform X3 translates to MSGCRVFIGRLNPAAREKDVERFFKGYGRIRDIDLKRGFGFVEFEDPRDADDAVYELDGKELCSERVTIEHARARSRGGRGRGRYSDRFSSRRPRNDRRNAPPVRTENRLIVENLSSRVSWQPVCVVGLMTRSACGLS